A window of the Yersinia rochesterensis genome harbors these coding sequences:
- a CDS encoding MFS transporter produces MTAKTRQSTLQPGVAQQISTRLAFFISGLGMAAWAPLVPFAKERIGLNDASLGLLLLCIGVGSMLAMPLTGVLTAKWGCRAVILLAGAVLCLDLPLLVLMNTPVTMAFALLVFGAAMGIIDVAMNIQAVIVEKASGRAMMSGFHGLFSVGGIAGAGGVSALLWLGLSPLTAILATVALMIILLLTANKNLLQGSGEPHDGPLFVLPRGWVMFIGFLCFVMFLAEGSMLDWSAVFLTTLRGMDPSQAGMGYAVFAIAMTLGRLNGDRIVNGLGRYKVLLGGSLCAAVGIITAISIDNSIAALIGFMLVGLGASNVVPILFTAAGNQTVMPANLAVASITTIGYAGILAGPAAIGFVAQVSNLSVAFGCVALLLLTVTASARAVTR; encoded by the coding sequence ATGACCGCCAAAACACGTCAATCCACATTGCAGCCAGGTGTTGCACAGCAAATCTCGACTCGGCTCGCATTTTTTATCTCTGGATTAGGGATGGCCGCCTGGGCGCCGTTAGTCCCCTTTGCCAAGGAACGTATTGGTCTGAATGATGCTTCACTGGGTCTACTGTTATTGTGTATTGGTGTCGGTTCGATGCTCGCAATGCCCTTGACTGGTGTGCTAACCGCCAAATGGGGGTGTCGGGCGGTGATTTTATTGGCTGGGGCGGTTCTGTGTCTTGACCTTCCCTTGCTGGTTTTGATGAATACTCCCGTCACGATGGCGTTCGCCTTGTTAGTCTTCGGTGCGGCGATGGGCATAATAGATGTCGCGATGAATATTCAGGCGGTCATTGTTGAGAAAGCGAGTGGCCGGGCGATGATGTCCGGCTTCCACGGGTTATTCAGCGTCGGCGGAATTGCTGGCGCGGGCGGTGTGAGCGCATTATTGTGGCTCGGTTTAAGCCCCCTGACAGCCATTCTTGCCACTGTCGCGTTAATGATTATCTTATTACTGACTGCCAATAAAAACCTGTTACAGGGCAGCGGAGAGCCACATGATGGCCCCCTCTTTGTCCTCCCTCGTGGATGGGTGATGTTTATCGGCTTTTTATGCTTTGTGATGTTCCTGGCTGAAGGCTCAATGCTCGACTGGAGTGCAGTCTTCCTGACCACACTGCGCGGTATGGATCCCTCGCAAGCCGGTATGGGTTATGCGGTATTTGCCATTGCCATGACACTGGGCCGTTTAAATGGTGATCGGATAGTCAACGGATTGGGCCGATACAAGGTATTATTAGGAGGGAGCTTATGTGCAGCAGTGGGGATTATTACCGCGATAAGCATTGATAACTCAATTGCGGCCCTTATTGGCTTTATGCTCGTGGGGTTAGGCGCATCAAATGTGGTGCCTATCCTGTTTACCGCTGCGGGTAACCAAACCGTGATGCCAGCTAATTTAGCCGTCGCATCCATCACCACCATCGGTTATGCCGGTATTCTGGCAGGCCCTGCGGCAATTGGTTTTGTCGCCCAGGTCAGTAATTTATCGGTCGCTTTTGGCTGCGTGGCGCTGTTGTTGCTGACCGTCACTGCCAGCGCCAGAGCCGTCACGCGCTAA
- the rcsD gene encoding phosphotransferase RcsD produces MQNNSLSPSSANITRCFWLFIVLLLISIGLYGYNYTNAYLTEKKHTLAYIATGLQQRIDDYRYHTYQIYDFANTPDISDKNILNVQETRLRPDIYYIEKPRKKTDAVIFGNHNPATLPMTLQLSDYLDNHWGAQNDTYSMYYLNGQDNSLVLITTQPLKEVTSRFKESYLTAASESRRAEMLQQANTLDERESFSPLRKLRFQNAYYFTIRTTFNHPGHLATVIAFDLPINDLIPPNMARANFLLQPDNTPINEGVAPEDTATASVALNGYWVEVSAPLANTSLKIVYRVPVTVLAIDLLRNNFWLILTNILLLFLAILGAYLARRQFVRPSSDMIEQLEAQKLLSQEIITSLPQGLLVYNFSNNAVVASNQIADNLMPHLNLQKIAHMAEQHHGVIQGTVNNEVYEIRIFRSQFSPETYLFLLHDQDKEVLVNKRLQQARREYDKSLQARKLMLHNLGIELNQPLTSLHQTAKALQNTADLALRYELAAKLVEQSESIIELVDNITLLTRLETQDWQPEQHSFSLSALIDGLLLEILPAINQKGLTLFNHYLVDLEQNYIGDEKVLRKILSLLLHYSVITTAYGKITLNVGHEPGHPEQLIIQITDTGAGISDEEISNLNYPFLSQTLADRYNHSSGLTFFLCNQLCKKLNGQLEIRSKVDIGTRYTIRVTIAIQNEQEEEQEKLLDGVTVLLDITSEEVRSIITTLLNSFGANCIIVDDRLPGRDYDVTVTDNPQHYDKFTLLLAPDEIGIQQLQDNYIRVNYNLGSAVIDAILLLIEQQILSDESNYESESIADGDINTYKQQLKSSDYYSLFVETVPVDLKKLYTELQQRDFISLSQTAHRLKGVFAMLNLHLGKQLCEILEQHIADGDRLKIENSISQIDSFVTRLLQQGNP; encoded by the coding sequence ATGCAAAATAACTCGTTATCACCCAGTTCAGCTAACATTACACGGTGTTTCTGGCTGTTTATCGTATTGCTGCTCATCTCGATTGGGCTGTATGGTTACAACTATACCAATGCTTACCTGACAGAAAAAAAACACACATTGGCCTATATTGCCACCGGTTTGCAGCAGCGTATTGATGATTATCGTTACCATACCTACCAAATATACGATTTTGCCAACACCCCAGATATCTCGGATAAGAATATTCTCAACGTCCAAGAAACCCGCCTGCGTCCTGATATTTATTATATTGAAAAGCCACGCAAAAAAACTGACGCCGTCATTTTTGGTAATCATAACCCCGCGACACTGCCTATGACTTTGCAGTTGTCGGACTATCTCGACAATCATTGGGGAGCCCAGAATGATACTTACTCGATGTATTATCTTAATGGTCAGGACAATAGCCTGGTGCTCATTACCACACAGCCGTTAAAAGAAGTTACATCGCGTTTTAAAGAGAGCTACCTGACCGCTGCTTCAGAGTCTCGGCGTGCAGAAATGCTACAACAGGCCAATACATTAGATGAGCGTGAGAGTTTCTCGCCATTGAGAAAATTACGCTTCCAGAATGCTTACTATTTTACTATCCGGACCACCTTTAACCATCCCGGCCATTTGGCCACGGTCATTGCCTTTGATCTGCCAATTAATGACTTAATCCCGCCGAATATGGCACGAGCGAACTTTCTCCTCCAACCCGACAATACCCCTATTAATGAAGGTGTGGCACCTGAGGACACCGCCACGGCCAGTGTAGCGTTAAATGGCTATTGGGTTGAAGTTTCTGCACCACTGGCTAACACCTCACTGAAAATTGTTTATCGTGTTCCTGTTACAGTGTTAGCCATTGATTTATTGAGGAATAACTTCTGGTTGATCCTGACCAATATTTTACTGTTATTCCTGGCAATCTTAGGGGCCTATTTAGCTCGCCGCCAATTTGTTCGCCCAAGTTCAGATATGATTGAGCAATTAGAGGCCCAAAAATTACTGAGTCAGGAAATCATTACCAGCTTACCGCAAGGGCTATTAGTCTATAACTTCAGCAATAATGCCGTTGTCGCCAGTAATCAGATAGCTGATAACCTGATGCCGCACCTTAACCTGCAAAAAATTGCTCACATGGCGGAACAACACCATGGGGTAATTCAGGGCACCGTGAACAATGAAGTTTACGAAATCCGAATATTCCGCAGCCAGTTTTCGCCCGAAACCTACCTGTTCTTGCTTCATGATCAAGATAAAGAAGTCTTGGTCAATAAACGCCTGCAACAAGCAAGGCGGGAATATGACAAAAGTCTTCAAGCGCGTAAGCTTATGTTGCATAACCTTGGGATTGAACTGAATCAGCCCCTAACTAGCCTCCATCAGACGGCTAAAGCATTACAAAACACCGCTGACTTAGCACTGCGATATGAACTGGCGGCTAAATTAGTAGAACAATCTGAAAGTATTATTGAGCTGGTTGATAATATTACCCTGCTTACTCGCCTGGAAACCCAAGACTGGCAACCTGAACAACATAGTTTCTCCCTGTCAGCATTAATCGATGGCCTCCTGCTGGAGATCCTCCCAGCGATTAATCAGAAAGGTTTAACTCTGTTTAATCACTATCTTGTTGATCTTGAGCAAAATTATATAGGCGATGAAAAAGTATTACGGAAAATACTTTCATTACTGCTGCATTATTCTGTTATTACGACGGCTTACGGCAAGATTACCCTTAATGTCGGCCATGAACCTGGACATCCAGAACAACTGATTATCCAAATAACCGATACCGGCGCAGGTATTTCTGATGAAGAGATTAGTAATCTTAATTATCCTTTCCTCAGCCAAACATTGGCCGACAGATACAATCACAGCTCGGGGTTAACCTTCTTTTTATGTAACCAATTATGTAAGAAATTAAATGGCCAATTAGAGATCCGTAGCAAAGTTGATATAGGTACTCGTTATACAATCCGAGTTACTATTGCTATCCAAAATGAGCAAGAGGAGGAGCAAGAGAAATTATTGGATGGTGTGACGGTATTATTAGATATAACGTCGGAAGAAGTGCGTTCTATCATCACAACATTATTGAATTCATTCGGCGCTAACTGCATCATTGTTGATGACCGCTTGCCGGGACGAGACTATGATGTAACCGTGACAGATAACCCACAACACTATGATAAATTTACCTTATTACTGGCACCTGACGAAATAGGAATACAACAGTTGCAGGATAATTATATTCGGGTAAATTATAATTTAGGTAGTGCAGTCATTGATGCAATATTATTATTAATTGAACAGCAAATTTTATCAGACGAATCCAACTATGAGTCTGAATCCATTGCTGATGGTGATATAAACACATACAAACAACAACTAAAGTCCAGTGACTATTATTCCTTATTTGTTGAGACAGTACCGGTAGATCTGAAGAAACTGTATACTGAACTTCAGCAACGTGATTTCATATCGCTTTCGCAGACCGCGCATCGATTGAAAGGCGTATTTGCTATGTTGAACTTGCATCTCGGCAAACAACTATGTGAAATATTAGAACAGCATATCGCAGATGGCGATCGGTTGAAGATCGAAAATAGCATCAGTCAAATTGATTCTTTCGTCACCAGACTGTTGCAGCAAGGTAACCCATAA
- the rcsB gene encoding response regulator transcription factor RcsB: MNNLNVIIADDHPIVLFGIRKSLEQIEWVNVVGEFEDSTALINNLSKLDANVLITDLSMPGDKYGDGITLIKYIKRHYPDLAIIVLTMNNNPAILSSVLDLDIDGIVLKQGAPADLPKALAALQKGKKFTPESVAKLLEKISANGYGDKRLSPKESEVLRLFAEGFLVTEIARKLNRSIKTISSQKKSAMLKLGVDNDIALLNYLSSVTIGQDKE; encoded by the coding sequence ATGAACAACCTTAATGTAATTATTGCTGATGACCATCCAATTGTTTTGTTTGGCATCCGAAAATCGCTCGAACAAATTGAGTGGGTAAATGTTGTTGGGGAGTTTGAAGACTCAACAGCGCTTATTAATAATTTGTCTAAGCTTGATGCCAACGTGCTAATTACCGACCTCTCCATGCCTGGAGATAAGTACGGTGATGGCATCACATTGATAAAATATATAAAACGACATTACCCGGATTTAGCCATAATTGTACTAACGATGAATAATAACCCGGCTATTCTCAGTTCAGTTTTGGACTTGGACATTGACGGGATTGTATTAAAACAAGGTGCTCCCGCTGATTTACCTAAGGCTTTGGCAGCATTACAGAAAGGGAAAAAATTCACTCCTGAAAGTGTGGCCAAACTGCTGGAGAAAATCAGCGCTAATGGCTACGGTGATAAACGTTTATCACCGAAAGAAAGTGAGGTTTTACGGTTATTTGCTGAAGGTTTCCTGGTTACTGAGATTGCCAGAAAACTTAATCGCAGCATTAAAACTATCAGCAGCCAGAAAAAGTCGGCGATGCTGAAACTGGGCGTGGATAATGATATTGCCCTGTTAAACTACCTTTCATCTGTCACTATTGGACAAGATAAAGAATAA
- the rcsC gene encoding two-component system sensor histidine kinase RcsC codes for MKYLSSFRTTLKISRYLFRVLAVMLWSLGALLTTFYILNILNEKKSDIRQEYNTNFDLAQSYIRHSSDIIRDIKYMAENRLNHNTASSDIAAGAFIKNNATPKYYPLNSAADCTTLNASRHSSLDSLSNLILYWKENFAAAYDLNRIFFIGSDTMCMVDFDIRNVPMDQESLLKSLNEHIAKYREVNNQDKDSPLYWVVPGVRPEIGTLYVLSPLYVGNKLEALVGTEQTIRLEDFISPGPLPVGVTLLDESNEPVLRLATGERYASMLDDYPDSASYFGYVDDYNYLILKKNLLPSPLSIAYSLPVRTIIDIFKLLIFNALLLNALSAVVIFTLAWLFERKMFHPAEDNALRLEEHEQFNRKIVASAPVGISILRISDGTNILSNELAHNYINLLTNEDRERITRIICEQQANFVDVMTSNNNNLQISFVHSRYRNENVAICVLVDVSSRVKMEESLQEMAAAAEQASQSKSMFLATVSHELRTPLYGIIGNLDLLQTKELPQGVDRLVTAMNNSSGLLLKIISDILDFSKIESEQLKIEPSEFSTVEVITHITANYLPLVVKKRLGLYCFIEPNVPRMMVGDAVRLQQVISNLLNNAIKFTDTGCIILQVRVRGYYLEFRVRDTGVGINSREINQLFDPFFQVGTGVQRHFQGTGLGLAICEKLINLMDGDVEVVSELGIGSIFAIRIPLYLKENQYQAQNAVLPESDRWQGKILWLDIRNARLESYLLDLLSHFGATIQRYSNEQTLQDQVLICDYLPQINAPLSTWIQISIDHIGLPQETRPGYWLLSTATLLEIIPLLDRILLEPQLVEEAPLALPPVKTNQDDNDDLQILVVDDHPINRRLLADQLTTLGYRVITANDGLDALAVLSANRVDIVLTDVNMPNMDGYRLTQRLRQLNHNFPVIGVTANALAEGKQRCIEAGMDNCLSKPVTLDTLRQMLRYYGDKVRKTR; via the coding sequence TTGAAATATCTTTCTTCATTTCGCACGACACTGAAAATCTCCCGTTACCTATTTCGGGTATTGGCCGTCATGTTATGGTCTCTTGGCGCACTGCTGACCACTTTTTATATCCTGAACATCCTTAACGAGAAAAAATCTGATATTCGTCAGGAATATAATACTAACTTCGATTTAGCACAGAGTTACATTCGCCATTCTTCCGATATTATCCGTGATATCAAATATATGGCGGAAAACAGGTTAAACCACAATACAGCGAGCAGTGATATCGCGGCTGGCGCATTTATTAAAAATAACGCTACGCCCAAATATTACCCACTTAATTCAGCGGCCGATTGCACCACACTTAATGCATCCCGTCACTCATCATTAGATTCTCTCAGCAACCTTATCTTGTATTGGAAAGAGAATTTTGCAGCCGCCTATGACCTTAATCGGATATTTTTTATTGGCAGCGACACCATGTGTATGGTGGATTTCGACATTCGAAATGTTCCGATGGATCAAGAGAGTCTGCTCAAGTCTTTGAATGAACACATTGCAAAATATCGTGAGGTAAATAATCAGGATAAAGACAGCCCACTGTATTGGGTTGTTCCCGGTGTGCGGCCTGAAATTGGCACTTTATATGTGCTAAGCCCGCTTTATGTGGGGAATAAATTAGAAGCATTGGTGGGGACAGAACAGACTATCCGGCTGGAGGATTTCATCTCTCCTGGACCATTACCCGTTGGTGTGACTTTGCTGGATGAAAGTAATGAGCCTGTATTGCGCCTGGCAACTGGGGAGCGCTACGCTTCAATGTTGGATGATTATCCTGATTCAGCCTCTTATTTCGGTTATGTAGATGATTATAATTATCTGATTCTGAAAAAGAACTTACTGCCGTCCCCTCTCAGTATTGCTTATTCCTTGCCGGTCAGAACCATAATAGACATATTCAAGCTATTAATTTTTAATGCATTATTGCTGAATGCATTATCTGCTGTGGTGATATTCACTCTGGCCTGGTTATTTGAACGGAAAATGTTCCATCCGGCTGAAGATAATGCTTTGCGGCTGGAAGAACATGAACAATTTAACCGTAAAATTGTTGCTTCTGCGCCGGTGGGTATTTCTATATTACGCATTAGCGATGGCACCAATATCCTCAGTAACGAACTAGCGCATAACTATATTAATTTACTGACAAATGAGGATCGTGAACGTATTACCCGCATTATTTGTGAGCAGCAGGCAAACTTTGTTGATGTGATGACCAGTAATAATAACAATCTACAAATCAGCTTTGTTCACTCCCGCTATCGTAATGAAAATGTGGCGATTTGTGTGCTGGTGGATGTCAGTTCACGAGTGAAAATGGAAGAGTCATTGCAGGAAATGGCGGCGGCGGCAGAGCAGGCCAGCCAATCGAAATCCATGTTTTTGGCGACCGTCAGTCACGAGCTGCGCACCCCATTGTATGGCATTATCGGCAATCTCGATTTATTACAAACTAAAGAGTTACCACAGGGGGTTGACCGGCTGGTGACAGCAATGAACAATTCGTCCGGACTACTACTCAAAATTATCAGTGATATTCTCGATTTCTCTAAAATAGAATCTGAGCAACTGAAAATTGAGCCGAGCGAATTTTCTACTGTCGAGGTAATAACACATATCACGGCGAACTATTTACCGCTGGTGGTGAAGAAGCGCTTAGGTTTGTACTGTTTTATTGAACCGAATGTTCCACGGATGATGGTGGGTGATGCAGTTCGTCTGCAACAAGTTATTTCTAACTTGCTGAATAACGCTATTAAATTTACCGATACTGGCTGCATTATTTTGCAAGTCAGGGTGCGCGGTTATTATCTGGAATTCCGTGTGCGGGATACCGGTGTGGGTATTAACTCACGTGAGATAAATCAGTTATTTGATCCTTTCTTCCAGGTAGGAACCGGGGTGCAGCGCCATTTCCAAGGAACCGGTTTAGGGTTGGCAATTTGTGAGAAATTGATCAACTTGATGGACGGCGATGTCGAGGTGGTTTCTGAACTGGGAATAGGCAGCATTTTTGCTATTCGTATTCCTTTGTATTTGAAAGAAAATCAGTATCAGGCCCAAAATGCAGTTTTGCCGGAGAGTGATCGCTGGCAAGGAAAAATATTGTGGTTGGATATTCGCAATGCCCGCTTGGAAAGCTATTTACTCGATCTTTTAAGCCATTTCGGTGCCACTATTCAACGCTATAGCAATGAGCAAACGCTACAGGATCAAGTGCTTATTTGTGATTACTTGCCACAAATAAACGCGCCATTATCGACCTGGATTCAGATATCCATTGATCATATTGGTTTGCCACAAGAAACACGGCCCGGTTATTGGCTATTGAGTACCGCCACATTGCTGGAAATTATCCCGTTATTGGACCGTATATTGCTGGAACCGCAACTAGTTGAAGAAGCACCACTTGCGTTACCACCAGTGAAAACCAATCAGGATGATAATGATGATCTGCAAATCCTAGTGGTGGATGACCATCCGATTAATCGGCGGTTATTGGCTGATCAGCTGACGACCTTAGGTTATCGGGTCATAACGGCGAATGATGGGTTGGATGCTTTGGCAGTGTTGAGTGCCAATAGAGTTGATATTGTGCTGACTGATGTGAATATGCCGAATATGGATGGTTATCGTCTGACACAGCGCTTGCGGCAACTGAATCATAATTTCCCAGTAATCGGTGTCACTGCCAATGCATTGGCGGAAGGTAAACAGCGCTGTATTGAAGCCGGTATGGATAACTGTTTATCTAAGCCAGTCACATTGGATACTTTGCGCCAGATGCTGCGATATTATGGCGATAAGGTGCGAAAAACCCGTTAA
- the gyrA gene encoding DNA topoisomerase (ATP-hydrolyzing) subunit A: protein MSDLAREITPVNIEEELKSSYLDYAMSVIVGRALPDVRDGLKPVHRRVLFAMNVLGNDWNKPYKKSARVVGDVIGKYHPHGDSAVYDTIVRMAQPFSLRYMLVDGQGNFGSVDGDSAAAMRYTEIRMSKIAHELLADLEKDTVDFVPNYDGTEQIPAVMPTKIPNLLVNGSSGIAVGMATNIPPHNLSEVIDGCLAYIEDENITIEGLMEYIPGPDFPTAAIINGRRGIEEAYRTGRGKIYVRARAEVEADAKTGRETIIVHEIPYQVNKARLIEKIAELVKEKRVEGISALRDESDKDGMRIVIEIKRDAVGEVVLNNLYSLTQLQVTFGINMVALSQGQPKLLNLKDILVAFVRHRREVVTRRTIFELRKARDRAHILEALAIALANIDPIIELIRRAATPAEAKAGLIASPWELGNVASMLERAGDDAARPEWLEEEFGIRDGKYYLTEQQAQAILDLRLQKLTGLEHEKLLDEYKELLTVIGELIFILENPERLMEVIREELVAIKELYNDARRTEITANTSDINIEDLINQEDVVVTLSHQGYVKYQPLTDYEAQRRGGKGKSAARIKEEDFIDRLLVANTHDTILCFSSRGRLYWMKVYQLPEASRGARGRPIVNLLPLEPNERITAILPVREYEEGRHIFMATASGTVKKTALTEFSRPRSAGIIAVNLNEGDELIGVDLTDGSNEVMLFSALGKVVRFPESQVRSMGRTATGVRGINLNGDDRVISLIIPRGDGEILTVTENGYGKRTAVEEYPTKSRATQGVISIKVSERNGKVVGAVQVAPTDQIMMITDAGTLVRTRVSEVSVVGRNTQGVTLIRTAEDEHVVGLQRVAEPEEDDEILDGESLEGEEGSEEETALNTPEDEDVADEAEDGEDEDDNV, encoded by the coding sequence ATGAGCGACCTTGCCAGAGAAATAACACCGGTCAACATCGAGGAAGAGCTGAAAAGCTCCTATCTGGATTACGCGATGTCCGTTATTGTCGGACGTGCATTACCAGATGTCCGGGATGGACTGAAGCCCGTTCACCGTCGCGTACTGTTTGCGATGAATGTACTGGGTAATGACTGGAATAAACCATACAAAAAATCGGCCCGTGTAGTCGGGGACGTTATCGGTAAATATCACCCGCATGGTGACAGCGCGGTCTACGACACTATCGTGCGTATGGCTCAGCCGTTCTCACTGCGCTATATGCTGGTGGATGGGCAGGGAAACTTCGGTTCCGTTGATGGCGACTCCGCCGCGGCGATGCGTTATACCGAAATCCGTATGTCTAAAATTGCTCACGAGTTGTTAGCGGATTTAGAAAAAGATACCGTCGACTTCGTGCCTAACTATGACGGTACGGAGCAAATTCCTGCCGTAATGCCGACCAAAATTCCTAACTTGCTGGTTAACGGCTCGTCAGGTATTGCCGTCGGGATGGCAACCAATATTCCGCCGCATAACCTTTCTGAGGTTATTGATGGCTGCCTGGCCTATATCGAAGATGAAAACATCACCATTGAAGGGTTGATGGAGTACATCCCTGGGCCAGATTTTCCAACCGCTGCGATTATCAATGGTCGCCGTGGTATTGAAGAAGCTTATCGTACCGGTCGCGGCAAGATTTATGTTCGCGCCCGTGCTGAAGTCGAAGCTGATGCTAAAACTGGCCGTGAAACCATTATTGTTCACGAGATCCCGTATCAGGTGAACAAAGCGCGGTTGATTGAAAAGATAGCCGAGCTGGTCAAAGAAAAACGCGTTGAAGGCATCAGTGCATTGCGTGATGAGTCTGATAAAGACGGCATGCGCATCGTGATTGAAATCAAACGCGATGCGGTCGGGGAAGTGGTGCTGAATAACCTCTACTCTCTGACGCAATTGCAGGTGACTTTCGGTATCAATATGGTGGCTCTGTCTCAAGGGCAGCCTAAATTGCTTAACCTGAAAGACATCCTGGTCGCCTTTGTTCGCCACCGCCGTGAAGTGGTAACGCGCCGGACTATTTTTGAACTGCGTAAAGCACGTGACCGCGCGCATATCCTTGAAGCGCTGGCCATTGCATTGGCTAACATCGATCCGATTATCGAATTGATTCGCCGTGCGGCAACACCAGCCGAAGCGAAAGCTGGCCTGATTGCCAGCCCATGGGAATTAGGCAACGTCGCGTCGATGCTGGAACGTGCCGGTGATGATGCTGCCCGCCCTGAATGGCTGGAAGAAGAGTTCGGGATCCGCGACGGCAAGTATTATCTCACCGAGCAGCAAGCTCAGGCCATTTTGGATCTGCGTTTGCAGAAACTGACCGGTTTGGAGCATGAAAAACTGCTGGATGAGTATAAAGAGCTACTGACCGTCATTGGTGAGTTGATCTTTATTCTGGAAAACCCAGAGCGCTTGATGGAAGTTATCCGCGAAGAGTTAGTGGCTATTAAAGAGCTATATAATGATGCGCGTCGTACAGAAATCACTGCGAACACCTCTGACATTAATATCGAAGACCTGATTAATCAGGAAGATGTGGTTGTGACACTGTCCCATCAGGGTTATGTCAAATATCAACCTCTGACTGATTACGAAGCTCAGCGTCGCGGTGGTAAAGGTAAGTCAGCTGCCCGTATCAAAGAAGAAGACTTCATTGATCGCCTGCTGGTCGCCAATACCCACGATACTATTTTGTGCTTCTCCAGCCGTGGCCGCCTCTATTGGATGAAAGTCTATCAGTTGCCGGAAGCTAGCCGTGGGGCGCGTGGTCGTCCGATCGTCAACTTATTGCCGCTTGAGCCAAATGAGCGAATCACCGCCATTCTGCCAGTGCGGGAATATGAAGAAGGCCGTCACATCTTTATGGCTACCGCCAGCGGTACTGTGAAGAAAACTGCGCTGACCGAGTTCAGTCGCCCACGCAGTGCCGGTATTATTGCCGTCAACCTGAATGAAGGCGATGAGCTGATCGGTGTCGATCTGACCGATGGCAGCAATGAAGTGATGCTGTTCTCCGCATTGGGTAAAGTGGTTCGCTTCCCTGAATCGCAGGTTCGTTCTATGGGCCGTACTGCGACCGGTGTACGTGGTATCAACCTCAATGGCGACGATCGGGTTATTTCTCTTATCATCCCACGAGGTGATGGTGAAATCCTGACAGTGACTGAAAACGGTTATGGTAAACGTACCGCAGTGGAAGAATATCCAACTAAGTCGCGTGCGACTCAGGGGGTTATCTCCATTAAAGTCAGTGAACGTAATGGTAAGGTTGTTGGGGCTGTGCAAGTGGCACCGACCGACCAGATCATGATGATCACCGATGCCGGTACATTGGTGCGTACCCGCGTATCTGAAGTGAGCGTCGTGGGCCGAAATACCCAGGGTGTGACACTGATCCGTACCGCTGAAGACGAACATGTCGTCGGTCTGCAACGTGTTGCAGAGCCGGAAGAGGACGATGAAATCCTTGATGGCGAATCATTAGAAGGTGAAGAGGGCAGTGAAGAAGAGACTGCGCTGAACACACCGGAAGATGAAGATGTTGCTGACGAAGCAGAAGACGGTGAAGACGAGGACGACAACGTATAA
- the ubiG gene encoding bifunctional 2-polyprenyl-6-hydroxyphenol methylase/3-demethylubiquinol 3-O-methyltransferase UbiG, whose product MSIDTTAPHRQVVEQINVDEQEIAKFEAVASRWWDLEGEFKPLHRINPLRLDYILQRAGGIFDKKVLDVGCGGGILAESMAHEGAQVTGLDMGYEPLQVARLHALETGTKLDYVQETVESHAQKHPQYYDMVTCMEMLEHVPDPSSVIRACAQLVKPGGHVFFSTINRNTKSWLMAVVGAEYILKMVPKGTHDSKKFIRPSELIGWVDQTPLRERHIIGLHYNPITDHFKLGRNVDVNYMVHTQRDEE is encoded by the coding sequence ATGTCTATAGATACCACCGCCCCCCATCGTCAAGTTGTTGAACAGATAAACGTCGATGAACAAGAAATTGCTAAATTTGAAGCAGTTGCCTCCCGCTGGTGGGATTTAGAAGGCGAGTTTAAGCCTCTCCACCGTATTAACCCGCTGCGTCTTGATTACATTTTGCAGCGCGCTGGCGGTATTTTCGATAAGAAAGTGCTGGATGTGGGTTGCGGTGGCGGTATTCTGGCTGAAAGCATGGCGCATGAAGGTGCTCAGGTTACCGGGTTGGATATGGGCTATGAGCCACTACAAGTTGCGCGGTTGCATGCATTGGAAACCGGCACCAAACTCGATTATGTTCAGGAAACGGTTGAAAGCCACGCGCAAAAACACCCGCAATATTACGATATGGTGACCTGCATGGAGATGCTCGAACACGTCCCAGACCCTTCTTCGGTTATTCGCGCCTGTGCACAATTGGTCAAACCCGGTGGGCATGTTTTCTTTTCGACTATCAACCGCAATACTAAATCCTGGCTAATGGCGGTGGTCGGCGCTGAATATATATTGAAGATGGTGCCCAAAGGCACCCATGACTCGAAAAAGTTTATTCGCCCATCAGAACTTATCGGCTGGGTTGACCAAACGCCACTGCGCGAACGCCATATTATTGGCTTGCATTACAACCCGATAACAGACCATTTCAAGTTGGGCCGCAATGTTGATGTGAACTATATGGTGCACACTCAACGGGATGAAGAATAA